The genomic stretch CTTGTCCCCGTACCGGACCGATCCGGCCATCACGAGGGCGCCTTCCTCCGCGCCGCCCGCCAGCTTCGGGGTCGACTCGTCGATCCCCCAGATGTTGCTGAAGAACTTCGTCTTCAGGCCGAGCTTCTTCGCGTCCTTCAGGATGACGGCGGTCGAGTTCGACGTCCCGCCGATCCACGCGAAGTCGGCGCCCTTGTTCTTCACGGAGAGGAGCTGGGAATTCGCCTCGATCGCCTTCAGGCTCACGTCCTCGTCGCCGAGGACCTCGAACCCGAGTTCCTTCGCGTACTCCTTGCCGCCCTTGATCGGCGCGATGCCGTACGGGTGGTTCGGGTAGATGAAGACGACCTTGGGGGCGCGCTTCTCCTTCCATCCCTCTTTCAGGTACAGGAGGCCCGCACGCAGCGCCGTGGTGTAGTCGGCGGCGCAGAAGAAGTTGTACGGGGTCTTCGCCGGGTTGGTCAGGTGGGCGGAATACGACCCGGAGATGTACGGGATCTTGTCGGTGGAGACGAAGCCGGCCAGCGCCTCGGTGTCGCCCGTGCCCCACCCTTCGATCGCCACGACCTTGTCTTCCTTGTACTTCTTGTACTGGTTGACCGCCTTGTTCTTGTCGTAGGCGTAGTCGTACATCTGCATCTCGATCGTCTTGCCGTTGATGCCGCCGTGCGCGTTGATGTAGTTCTTGTACGCCTGCACGCCTTCGGCGTACGGCTTGCCGACGTCCCCGGTCGGCCCGGTCAGGTCGGCCAGATGCCCCACCTTGATCGTTTCCGCGGAAAACGCGACTCCCGAAAGAACCAACGCCAGCCCCGCGACCATCGCCGCGATCTTCATCGTCTTCTTCATCTTTTCCTTCCCCTCCCTGATCTCGTGGTTGGTTGCCGCGTTGCCCTCCGCCTTCGGGACGCCGGACAGCGCCCTGTCACCTCCTGACGCGCCCTCCTTTCCTTTTCAGTATGAGAACGGGTACAGTTTCCAGTACGCCTTGACCATCTTCCACCGGTGCGCGAGCCCGTCGGGCTCGAAAATGAGGAAGAAGATGATGATGAGGCCGAAGACCCCCTGCTCCATCGCGATCGCGAGGCCCGCGGCCCCGGGAACCAGCATCGTCAGCTTCCCCGTCAGGACGGTGAGGACCTTGGGGAGCAGGATCATGAAGATCGCGCCGTAGATCGCCCCGAGGATGCTCCCGAGGCCGCCGATGATGATCATCGCGAGGTAGGTCACGGACAACTCGAGGTTGAACTGCTCCGAGGTGACGTATTTCAGCGAATGCCCGAGAAGCGCCCCGGCGACCCCTGCGTAGAAGGAGGAGATGCCGAAGGAGAGGATCCGGTACCGGAAGAGGTTGATCCCCATGATCTCCGCCGAGATGTAGTGGTCCCGGATCGCCGTGAACGCCCGGCCCGTCCGGGTCCGCACGATGTTGACGGCGAACAGCACCATCACGACCGTGATGGCGAGGACAATGTAGTAGAAGGAGCGGTCGGATTCGAAGACGTACCCCCCGATCGAGGGGCGCGGGACGACGATCCCGAAGGATCCGCCCGTCACCGGCTCCCACCGCAGGAAAACCCATTCGAGGATGAACTGGGACGCCAGGGTCGCGATGGCGAGGTACAGCCCCTTGAGGCGCAACGAGGGGATCCCGAAGATCATTCCGGCCGCCGCGGTGACCAGCCCCGCCGCCGGGACGCCGACCCAGAAGGAGAGCCCCATCTTCGTGGTGAGGTAGGCCGTCGTGTACGCCCCGACGCCGAAGAAGGCCCCCTGTCCGAGGGAGATCATCCCCGTGTACCCGGTCAGGATGTTGAGCCCCACGGCACCGATGACGGCGATCAGGATCTGGAGACCGACCCAAAGGTACTCCCCCTTCACCAGGAACGGGAAGACCACCAGGAAGACGAGGCACGCCGCGACGCCGATCCGGACGGTCGGTGTCTGGAGGATCTCGATGTCCTTCTCGTAGGTGGTACGGAAATCACCGCAGAAGTGCATGTAACGTTCTCCCTCGGAGTGCCTCTCTTATCTATCTATACCCGCTCGATTTCCTTCGTGCCGAACAGACCGTACGGCTTGATCATCAGGATGACGACCAGGATCACGTACGGAGCGACTTCCTTCACGCCGGACAGGTCCATGTACGCCTTGAAGAACCCGTCGGAAAGGTTTTCGAGGATCCCGATGATGAGCCCGCCCAGCGCGGCGCCGAGGATCGAGTCGAGCCCCCCGAGGATGGTCGCCGGGAAGACCTTGAGGCCGAAGTGGTACAGGGAGGTGTTGATCCCGTTGATGTTCCCGATCAGCACCCCGCCGATCCCGGAGATGACGGCGGAGATCACCCACGACAGCCCGAAGATGAACTTGACGGAGATCCCCATCGACTGGGCGGCCTGCTGGTTGAAGGCGGTGGCGCGCATCGCCACGCCCGACTTGGAGAACTTGAAGAAGGCGGAGAACAGGGCGAGGAGGAGGATCGACAGGATGAAGCACCAGACGAACTCGAGCGACACCGGAACCCCGCCCACGTTGATCGTCTCCTGGGGGAAGAGCTTCGGCTCGTAGACCAGGATGTCGGTCCCCCAGACGGCGGCGACGATGGAGCGCAGGACCAGGGAGAGCCCGATCGTGACCATGATGATGGAGATGATCGGTTCCCCGATCATCGGGCGAAGGATCAGGCGCTCGATGATCAGCGCGAGGAGCACGGAGAAGCCGATCGTGAGGAACAGGGCCGCCCAGAACGGGACGTGCATCTGGACGAGGAACGAGTAGCAGACGTACGCCCCCACCATGAGGAGCTCCCCCTGGGCGAAGTTGACCACCCGGGTGGCCTTGTAGATGATGACGAACCCGAGCGCGACCGCCGAGTAGATGCTCCCGACCACCAGGCCGCTGATCACGAGCTGCAGAAAATATTGCGTCGTCATTCGCGTCGTCTCCCTACAGGTTGCGGACGATGAGCGTCGTCTGGATCCGCGACGTCTTGCCGTCCTGGTACTTGATCGTCGCGTCGATCGGGATGGCGGCTTCGCCGGCGTACATCCCCTCGATCACGTGCTTGTACCGCTCGCCGACGAACGCCCGGCGGACCTTGCGCGTCCGGGTCAGCTCGTCGTCGTCCGCGTCGAGCTCCTTGTAGAGCGGGACGAACTTCTTCACCCGCGTCGTCGCCGGGAGGGTCGCGTTCACCTTTTCGACCTCCTTCGCCAGGAGCTCGAGCACCTCGGGTTTCGCGGCGAGGTCCGTGTACGTTGTGTAGGAGAGGCGGCGGCTCTCGGCCCATTTCCCCACGTTCGGGTAGTCGATGCAGATCATCGACGCGATGAAGTCGCGGTCGTTTCCGAGGCAGACGCACTCCTTGATGTAGGGGGAGAACTTCATCTTGTTCTCGATGAACTGCGGCGAAAACCGGGTGCCGTCGTTCAGGTGCATCACGTCCTTGACGCGGTCGATGACGACCAGGTGGCCGTTGTCAGTGAAGTATCCCGCGTCGCCCGAGTGGAGCCAGCCTTCGCTCAGCGTCTTTTCCGTCTCCTCGGGGTTCTTGTAGTAGCCGAGGAAGACGGAGGGGGAGCGCGACAGGATCTCGCCGGAGTCGGAGAGCTTGATCTCGGTCTCGGGGATCGGCTTGCCGACCGAGTCGAAGTTGATGTCGCCCTCGCGGTGGATGCACGAGATGCCGGAGATCTCCGTCTGGCCGTAGATCTGCTTCAGGTTCACGCCCATCGCGTTGAAGAACTTGAAGACGTCGGGCCCCAGCGCCGCCCCGCCGGTGGAGGCCGACCGGATCCGCAGCAAGCCGAGCCGGTCTTTCAGCGCCCGGAAGACGAGGGCGTAAGACAGCTTCTGCTTCAGGCGCAGGAGCGGCGGGATCGCCTCCTTCCGGAAGACGGCGTCGGAGTAGGCGTATCCCACGGGCAGCGCCCAGTTGTACATCCGGCGCTTCAGGGCGGAGGCGTCCATCACCTTCACCTGGACCGTGGAAGTCATGTTCTCCCAGATCCGCGGCGGGGAGAACATGATGGTGGGGCCGATCTCCCGGATGTTCTCCTGCACCGTCTCGGGCTTCTCGGGGAAGTTCACGGTGAACCCGGTGAGCAGCGCGCTGGAGAGGCACATCATCTGCTCGCCGATCCAGGCCAGCGGCAGGAAGGAGACGAACTCGTCCTTTTCGAACTTGTTGTCGACCTCCATCAGGTTCGCCGCCATGCTCAAGAAGTTGCGGAACGACAGCATCGCCCCCTTGGGGAAGCCGGTGGTCCCGGAGGTGTAGCAGATGAAGGCGAGGTCTTCGTAGCCCGTCGAAGCGACGTTCTTCGCGAAGAGCCCCGGGTCGCGCTGCTCGAGCTCGCGCCCGAAGTTCTCGACCTCCTTGAAGTCGAGCAGGAACGGCTGGTTGTAGGCGCGCATCCCCCGCGGATCGCTGTAGATGATGTAGCGGACCTTGGGGAGCTGCTCCTTCATGTCGAGGATCTTGTCGACCTGCTCCTGGTCCTCGGCGAGCACGAAGGAGGCGTCGGAGTGATCGATGATGTACGACACTTCCTTGAGCGTCGAGTCCTGGTACAGCCCCAGCGGGACCGCGCCCGCCGCCTGCGCCGCCACCTCGCCCCACACCCACTCGGGGCGGTTGTCGCCGATGATGGCGACCTTGTCCCCGGTCAGGAGGCCGAGGGAAACCAAGCCGAGGGAGAAGTACTTGACGTGGTCGTGGTATTCCTTCCAGTTGAACTCCCGCCAGATGCCGAACTCCTTTTCACGCATGGCGACCTTGCGGTCGGCGAAAACCTCCGCGTTGCGGACAAGGAGCTTGGGAAACGTGTCGTGGGTCTTGAGGATCTCCTTCATCCGGTCAGCGCGCCTCCATTTCCCGCAGGAAGTCGTCGTCCTCTCCGATGTACGCCTTGATGACGCGCGGGTCGTTGGCGACCTCCGCCGGTTCCCCTTCCGAGATCTTCACGCCGAAATCGAGGACGCTCACCCGGTGGCTGATGTCCATCACGACGCCGAGATCGTGCTCGATCAGCAGGATCGTGACGCCCCACTCCTCGTTGATGTCGATGATGAAGCGGGCCATGTCCTCCTTCTCCTCGAGGTTCATCCCGGCCATCGGTTCGTCGAGCAGCAGGAGCTTCGGCTTCAGCGCCAGCGCCCGGCCGAGCTCGACCCGCTTGCGGAGGCCGTAGGCCAGCGTCCCCACCGGCTTCTTCCGGATCTTCTCGATTTCGAGGAAGTCGATGATGTCCTCGACCGCCTTCCGGTTCTCGATCTCCTCGGTCCGGGCCGGCCCGAGGAAGATGCCTCCCGCCAGGATCCCGCGCTTCATGAACTGGTGGCGTCCCAGCATCAGGTTGTCGAGGACGGTCATGTGGTGGAAGAGGGCGATGTTCTGGAAGGTGCGGGCGATGCCCAGGTGGGTCACCTGGTCCGGCTTCATCCCGGTGACCTTGCGGTCCTCGAAGTAGACCGCGCCGCGCTGGGGCCTATAAACGCTCGAGATGCAGTTGAAGATCGAGGTCTTCCCGGCGCCGTTCGGGCCGATGATCGCGTGGATGCTCCCCTTCTCCACGTTGATCGAGACCCCGTTGATCGCCTTCACCCCCCCGAAGGAGAGGTGGATGTCGTCGATCCGAAGCAGCGGCATAAGGGCTCCATGAGCGGTTATCCCGATATGCTACGGCAAACCCCGTGCCAACTGCAAACCGATGTTTTGATAAATCGATAGGGAAGAATAAAGCGAATTATCAGTCAGTTACGAGGTTCTTCCCTCGCGGGACGCGGATAAGCACGAAAGGATGTACGCTGGGTTTGGCATATTCGCCAAAACAGACGCCTGGTGTTTTGGCACTATTGCCGCACGATACTCCGACGGTTCGGACCATCGACACCGTTCGACGGCCCGGTTCACGCAGAGTTGCCCCCTTATTTATTTCTTTTTGATCCTGCCGTTCCTTGGGGGGGACGGTCCGGCGTTGGATACCTTCCACGGGACGGACGCGGACAGGTGGGACTGTTTCCCTGTGGAGTCCTTCGCACGGGTCGTGAAGTAGACGCGCTGGTTCCGTTTCATTCCCTGCGCGGTCGGATCGAAGTACACGGAAGTGGAGCTGATCGAGGAAGCCAGCGGGTTCAGGCTGCTCACGGAAAGGGTCGAATCGGTGGTCCAGTACGCCGAGTAATCGACAGTGGTGCCCGCGGGGATCGGCGTCCCGTCGGTGTAGCCCGTCACGAGTTCCCAGGAGAGGCAGATCGGCAGCGAGGGGGAATCCGCCAGCTGGCCGGACACGTTGACGTTTTTCGGTTCCATGACCGTGACGACGGAACGGTCGACGATCATCACGGTGGCGGAGGTCGTCCGCGTCACTCCCGCGACCGTGTAGTCCGCCGTCACGATCGCCGCCTGGTCTCCCGACACCGCCGTCGCGGTCAGTACGCCGTCCGCGCCGATCGAGGCATACGGGGTTCCCCCGCTCCACGAAGGCGATGCCGGTGTCATCGACCCGTTGCTCCACAACGCCGTCGCGGTGCATACCCCGGTCTCTCCTTCGTTCAGCGAGGTCGGGCAACCGACGAACAGATCGCTCAAGAGGGGAACGTCCCACGGGTACGCGGGGGTAAGCGACGACCTCGCCCCCGTGCTCAGTACCGTCTCTCCCGTAATATAGACCGTCGTGCCGCGAGACATCCCGAGAAGATCCGGGTCGAAGGTGCCGGAGGTCTGGCTCACGGACGAGACCAGGGGGCGGAGCGAACCGGCGCTCAACCCCGCGTCCGAGGTCCAATAGATGTTGTATGTGATGCCCAGGGTCGACTCGATCGGAGTGCCGTCATTGTAGGTCGTAACGGCACTCCAGGAGAAGGTCCGGGTTTCCGCCTTCGACAGGCCGGGCAGCGCCAGAGCCAATGCGAGACAGGCAAGGAGGACGACGCGGGATTTCTTCATGATGACCGCCCTCACCTTACGTCCTGTCCCAGGCGACCGGGGGCAAGAATGTGGACTTCTGCCCGTCGACCCCCACCGCTTTCAGGGAAACATATTGCCGGCTTGCCTTGGAGATGTACGGGTTCAAGGTTTCCAGGGGGAACTCCGAATTCGGTTTTTTCCCTTTTTGTATTCCAACCGTAGAAGGCGCACGGGTGGAATCGACGCTGGTCATGGCGGGGATGACCATCACCGGGTGATCGGAATTGGTGAAATTCTCGTCTTCACGTACATAGACCTCGTAATGGTCGATATCCCGGTACGGATCCATCGGTTCGTTGTCCGCGAAGCTGGCAGGGGGATCCCAGTTCAGGACGGCGCCTGCCGGGGGAACGCCCGGTACCTCCCCCCCGGCGGAACCGCCACCACCGCACCCGAAGAGAAGAAGCGCCGTGGCGAACACTCCAAGGACCATCCTCACCGCTGCGAGCCGCCTCATCGTGGATTCTCCCCGGGTTTTCGCTTCTTCGGATGCGTCGCGAACCGTCACAGGAGATGTACGTATCAACTTGCGTGCCGTGAGGAATGGGCGGTCGGATCTCCGGAAGTTGAGGATGGAATAACCTGATATATAAGAATTATTTACTTATAAGAAATATTTACTGAAAGAAGGGAAGCCGATAGGTTCTTTCAACATGGAAAAACAAACAACGTAATTGAAATCAGGCGGGAGGGTACGTTTTGAACGCCTCGAGGGTGACGCCGTGGCGCTTCATCTTCTCCGAAAAGTTCTTGTTGTCCATCCCGGCGAGGCGGGCGGCTTCGGTCAGCTTCCCCTCGGCTCGGCGCAGGGCGTCCTCGATGTACCGCTTCTCGAAGGCGGACACCACGCGCTCCTTCGCGTCGCGAAACGGCAGATCCGGAAAGCAGGGAGCCTCGACACCCTGCTCGACCGCCTCCGGGGTCGTTCCTCCCAGCGTCGCCGCGATCTCGGCCCGGTCCCCCGCCGCCCGGATGACGGCGCGCTCGATGAAATTCTCCAGCTCCCGCACGTTCCCCGGCCAGTCGTACGCCCGGAGCGCGGAGATGTCGTCCGGCGACAGGGCGCCGATCTCCTTCCCGCATTTGCGGGCGAACCGCCGAAGGAAGAAGTCCGCCAGGACCGGGATGTCCTCGGCCCGTTCCCGCAGCGGGGGAACGCGGATCGGGAAGACCGAGAGGCGGAAGAAGAGGTCTTTCCGGAAGCGACCCGCGGCGACCTCCTCCTCGAGGGACTTGTTCGTGGCGGCGATGATCCGCACATCGACGTCGATCTGCCGGGTCCCCCCGACGCGCAGGAACTTCTTCTCCTGGATCGCCGTGAGAAGCTTCGGCTGGAGCGAGAGCGGCATCTCGCCGATCTCGTCGAGGAAGAGCGTCCCCCCATGGGCCAGCTGGAACATCCCCTTCCGGTCGGCGACGGCGCCGGTGAAGGCCCCACGGGCGTGGCCGAACAGCTCCGTCTCGAAGAGCGTCTCCGGGATGGCGGCGCAGTTGACCTCGATCAGCGGCCCGTCGCGCCGTGGTCCGTTGTAGTGGATCGCCCGGGCGATCAGCTGCTTCCCCGTCCCGGTCTCGCCCGTCAGGAGGATCGTGGTGTTCAGCGGCAGCACGCCCGTCATCTCCCGCTGGAGCCGCCGCATCGCCGGGCTCTCGAAGACGAGCGTCTTGCGCAGGTCGAACGCCTCCTGGTTGCGCGCCGTCCGGAACCGGTCCGCGGCGCGCAGGTCCTGGATCTCGAGGATCCGGTGGATATGGAGGAGGATCTCGTCGGGCTCGAACGGCTTCAGCAGGTAATCCTGCGCCCCGGCCTTCATCGCGTCGACGGCGGTCCGGATGCTGCCGTAGGCGGTCATCAGGATCACGGGGAGGTCGCCGTACTCCTCCCGCAGCGCGCGGGTGAAGGCGATCCCGTCCATCCCGGGCATCCGGACGTCGCTGATGACGAGGTCGAACTCCCCGTTTTTCAGCTTCTCCCGCGCCTCGGCGGCCGTGAACGCCGTGTCCACGAGAAACCCGGCGGCGACGATCGTGCGCGAAAGGGGGCGGAGGAAGATATCCTCGTCGTCCACCAGGAGGATCTTCCGCTTCATCGCGACCTTCCCGTGCCGGCGAACGGATATCGCGGCAGGTCCACGGAGACCGTCGTCCCCCTGCCTGTCCAGGAGTCGATCCGCACCTCGCCGCCGTGCAGTTCGACCAGTCGCTTCACGATCGGCATTCCCAGCCCCACCCCTTGCGCCTTGTTCGTGTAGAACGGCTGGAAGACTTTCCCCAGTTCCTCGCCGTTCATCCCCGGGCCGTTGTCCTCCACGGTGATCAGGACCCCTCCGTCCCGCTCCGACAGCGTGACAAGCACCTTGCCGTCCCGGTCCGGGGCCGCCTCGACCGCGTTTTTCACGATGTTCGTCAGCACCTGCTTCACGCGGACCCCGTCCACCAGCGCCGTGCACGCCCCGGGGGGGGCCGAGACGCCCACGGTGACCCCCCTCCGTCCCGCCTCTTCCTCCAGCCCGAAGATCGCCGAGCGCGTGATCTTGACGAGGTCGTATTCATCGAGTTGCAGCGCGATCTCCCGGGTGTATTCGAGCAGTTCGTTGACGATCACCTCCATCGAGGAGACCGCCTCCCGGATCGTGCCGATCACCTCCGCGGCGTCGGCGGTCCCGTCCCCGAGCAGCCGCGTGCTCATCTTGATCGACCCCAGCGGGGTGCGGATCTCGTGGGCGACCCCCGCCGCCATCTGCCCGAGGGAAGCCAGCTTCTCGCTCTGGATCATCTTGTTCTGCATCGCCTTCAGCTCGGTCAGGTCCTTGAAGGAGGCGACGAAACCTGCCGCGCCGCCCCCCCTGGCGGTGATCCGCGCGGTGGAAACGAGCCCCGGGGCGTGCGTGCCGTCGCCGCGCACGATTTCCACCTCGCCGCGCCAGTGCCCGTTCCGATAGGTGGCCCGCGCGACGATCCGCTGCTTCTCCCGGTACGGGGTGTCCAGGATGAGGAGCTGGAAATCCCCCCCGATCATGGCGCTTTCCGACCGCCGAAACAAGCGGCACGACCCTTCGTTCACCGCGGTGATCCTTCCTTTCGCGTCGAACGCCACGATCCCGTCGTCGATGCTGTGCACGACGCTCGCGAGCAGCCGCTCGCGGGCGAGGATCTCCTCCTCCTTGTGGGAGACCGTCTCCCGGGTGGTCGCCAGATCCTTTTCCATCTCCCGGAACGACGCGACGAGCGTCTTCGCGTCGGCAAGGGCGATGGGAAGCATGTCCCGGAGGACATTGCGCGCCGCGATCGCCCCGATGGAGCCGGTGAGGATCCGTTCCAGTCGCACCGGCAGCTCCATCTGGCGGATGACCGCCTCGCGGGTCTCCCCCCGGCTCTTGATCTCACGGATCTCGCGGACCACCTCGCCGACCTCCCTCTCCTTCTCCCGTCCGGCGTACCGGGTCACCACCGCCTCGATGTCCTCGAGGGAGGGGTAATGCGCTCCGCCGTCCGCCGTCTCCCCGCGCGGGCCGATCCCCGGCGCGTCCGGTCGCCGGCCCTCGCCCCGCGCCTTCCCGAGGCGCGGCACGACGAGCAGGGAGCCGGCGACGAACGCGAACAGGTTCAGGAAGAGGCTCCAGAAGACGGCGTTCCCCACCGGGTCGCCGATCCCGGCGCCCAGAAAGTCGGTGGGCCGCAGGAGCGCGATGCCGAAGGGCCCGTGCGCGAGGATCGAGGAATCGAGGAACCCGGCCTTCACCGCGGCGGGAAGGATCATGGTGTAGAACCAGGCGGCGAACCCGGCGCAGATTCCGAGGACCGCCCCCCCGGCGGTCCCCCCCTTCCAGTACAGTCCCCCGAAGACCGCGGGGCCGAACTGCGCGACGGCCACGAAGGAGATGATGCCGATCTCCATCAACGCCGCGTTGTACGACATCAGCCGGGCGTACAGGTACCCGAGGAGGATGACGGCGAGCATCGAGGCGCGCGTGGCGGCGAGCAGGTACCCGTAGCCGTGGAACCCCTTCCGGGCCCGGAGGATCCCCGGGATGACGAGGTTGTTCGCCACCATCTTCCCCAGCGCCACCGAGGAGACGACGACCATCGCCGTGGCGGCGGAAAATCCGCCGAGAAAGACGAGCAGGCTCATCGCCCGGTTCCCCTCGAGCATCGGGATGGCGAGGATGAACTTGTCGCCCGCGGCGGCGGGAAGGCCCAGGAGGAGCCCCCCGAACGCGATCGGGAGGATGAAGAGGTTGATGAGGAGCAGGTACAGCGGAAACATCCACATCGCCGTCTTGATGTGCGACTCGTCGCCGTTCTGCACGACGAACACGTGGAACTGCCGCGGCAGCAGGAAGACGTCGATCACGGCGACCGCGAAATAGGCCGTCCAGCGGGCGTAGCCGTTCCCCGCCGCCTCCGACAGCCCCGTCAGCTTCTTCCATTCCGGGTTGGCCAGGACGCGGGAATAGATATCCCCCATCCCGTCGAACAACCCGTAGCAGACGAACGCGCCCGCCGCGAGGAGGATCACGAGCTTGACCACGGATTCGGTCGCCACCGCCGTGAGAACGCCCCCCTGCGGCCGGGTGAAGTCGAGGTACCGTCCGCCGAAAAAGAGGGCGAACGCGGCGAGGAAGAGGGCGAGCGGGAGCATCGGGTCGACCATGGAGATCAGCCCGCCTCCGGGGGATCCGACGATCGTGTCGTAGGAGATGGCGACGGCGCGCAGCTGCAGGGA from bacterium encodes the following:
- a CDS encoding branched-chain amino acid ABC transporter permease gives rise to the protein MTTQYFLQLVISGLVVGSIYSAVALGFVIIYKATRVVNFAQGELLMVGAYVCYSFLVQMHVPFWAALFLTIGFSVLLALIIERLILRPMIGEPIISIIMVTIGLSLVLRSIVAAVWGTDILVYEPKLFPQETINVGGVPVSLEFVWCFILSILLLALFSAFFKFSKSGVAMRATAFNQQAAQSMGISVKFIFGLSWVISAVISGIGGVLIGNINGINTSLYHFGLKVFPATILGGLDSILGAALGGLIIGILENLSDGFFKAYMDLSGVKEVAPYVILVVILMIKPYGLFGTKEIERV
- a CDS encoding branched-chain amino acid ABC transporter permease, with the protein product MHFCGDFRTTYEKDIEILQTPTVRIGVAACLVFLVVFPFLVKGEYLWVGLQILIAVIGAVGLNILTGYTGMISLGQGAFFGVGAYTTAYLTTKMGLSFWVGVPAAGLVTAAAGMIFGIPSLRLKGLYLAIATLASQFILEWVFLRWEPVTGGSFGIVVPRPSIGGYVFESDRSFYYIVLAITVVMVLFAVNIVRTRTGRAFTAIRDHYISAEIMGINLFRYRILSFGISSFYAGVAGALLGHSLKYVTSEQFNLELSVTYLAMIIIGGLGSILGAIYGAIFMILLPKVLTVLTGKLTMLVPGAAGLAIAMEQGVFGLIIIFFLIFEPDGLAHRWKMVKAYWKLYPFSY
- a CDS encoding AMP-binding protein; amino-acid sequence: MKEILKTHDTFPKLLVRNAEVFADRKVAMREKEFGIWREFNWKEYHDHVKYFSLGLVSLGLLTGDKVAIIGDNRPEWVWGEVAAQAAGAVPLGLYQDSTLKEVSYIIDHSDASFVLAEDQEQVDKILDMKEQLPKVRYIIYSDPRGMRAYNQPFLLDFKEVENFGRELEQRDPGLFAKNVASTGYEDLAFICYTSGTTGFPKGAMLSFRNFLSMAANLMEVDNKFEKDEFVSFLPLAWIGEQMMCLSSALLTGFTVNFPEKPETVQENIREIGPTIMFSPPRIWENMTSTVQVKVMDASALKRRMYNWALPVGYAYSDAVFRKEAIPPLLRLKQKLSYALVFRALKDRLGLLRIRSASTGGAALGPDVFKFFNAMGVNLKQIYGQTEISGISCIHREGDINFDSVGKPIPETEIKLSDSGEILSRSPSVFLGYYKNPEETEKTLSEGWLHSGDAGYFTDNGHLVVIDRVKDVMHLNDGTRFSPQFIENKMKFSPYIKECVCLGNDRDFIASMICIDYPNVGKWAESRRLSYTTYTDLAAKPEVLELLAKEVEKVNATLPATTRVKKFVPLYKELDADDDELTRTRKVRRAFVGERYKHVIEGMYAGEAAIPIDATIKYQDGKTSRIQTTLIVRNL
- a CDS encoding ABC transporter substrate-binding protein; translation: MKIAAMVAGLALVLSGVAFSAETIKVGHLADLTGPTGDVGKPYAEGVQAYKNYINAHGGINGKTIEMQMYDYAYDKNKAVNQYKKYKEDKVVAIEGWGTGDTEALAGFVSTDKIPYISGSYSAHLTNPAKTPYNFFCAADYTTALRAGLLYLKEGWKEKRAPKVVFIYPNHPYGIAPIKGGKEYAKELGFEVLGDEDVSLKAIEANSQLLSVKNKGADFAWIGGTSNSTAVILKDAKKLGLKTKFFSNIWGIDESTPKLAGGAEEGALVMAGSVRYGDKVPGMALLMSVEKTPQVTHYIRGWVAMMVLVEALKRADKATGGKITGTAVKDALETFRDFDTGGLTPAKITFTSTDHRPYMSVNIMEMQKGKLVIKQTMTLPRKAEWLGL
- a CDS encoding ABC transporter ATP-binding protein, which encodes MPLLRIDDIHLSFGGVKAINGVSINVEKGSIHAIIGPNGAGKTSIFNCISSVYRPQRGAVYFEDRKVTGMKPDQVTHLGIARTFQNIALFHHMTVLDNLMLGRHQFMKRGILAGGIFLGPARTEEIENRKAVEDIIDFLEIEKIRKKPVGTLAYGLRKRVELGRALALKPKLLLLDEPMAGMNLEEKEDMARFIIDINEEWGVTILLIEHDLGVVMDISHRVSVLDFGVKISEGEPAEVANDPRVIKAYIGEDDDFLREMEAR
- a CDS encoding sigma-54 dependent transcriptional regulator, whose protein sequence is MKRKILLVDDEDIFLRPLSRTIVAAGFLVDTAFTAAEAREKLKNGEFDLVISDVRMPGMDGIAFTRALREEYGDLPVILMTAYGSIRTAVDAMKAGAQDYLLKPFEPDEILLHIHRILEIQDLRAADRFRTARNQEAFDLRKTLVFESPAMRRLQREMTGVLPLNTTILLTGETGTGKQLIARAIHYNGPRRDGPLIEVNCAAIPETLFETELFGHARGAFTGAVADRKGMFQLAHGGTLFLDEIGEMPLSLQPKLLTAIQEKKFLRVGGTRQIDVDVRIIAATNKSLEEEVAAGRFRKDLFFRLSVFPIRVPPLRERAEDIPVLADFFLRRFARKCGKEIGALSPDDISALRAYDWPGNVRELENFIERAVIRAAGDRAEIAATLGGTTPEAVEQGVEAPCFPDLPFRDAKERVVSAFEKRYIEDALRRAEGKLTEAARLAGMDNKNFSEKMKRHGVTLEAFKTYPPA
- a CDS encoding PAS domain S-box protein; its protein translation is MPGPLFEGSFVLAVVTGYLLLLFGIGYLGERKFDALRARGLDRYVYVFAAGVYCTSWTFYGCIGNAAQTGPSFLALFIGPSVFALAWWTVLRKLVRFCRTHNVTSVPDLLSVRYGGTPWLGALATLFLVIGSVPYISLQLRAVAISYDTIVGSPGGGLISMVDPMLPLALFLAAFALFFGGRYLDFTRPQGGVLTAVATESVVKLVILLAAGAFVCYGLFDGMGDIYSRVLANPEWKKLTGLSEAAGNGYARWTAYFAVAVIDVFLLPRQFHVFVVQNGDESHIKTAMWMFPLYLLLINLFILPIAFGGLLLGLPAAAGDKFILAIPMLEGNRAMSLLVFLGGFSAATAMVVVSSVALGKMVANNLVIPGILRARKGFHGYGYLLAATRASMLAVILLGYLYARLMSYNAALMEIGIISFVAVAQFGPAVFGGLYWKGGTAGGAVLGICAGFAAWFYTMILPAAVKAGFLDSSILAHGPFGIALLRPTDFLGAGIGDPVGNAVFWSLFLNLFAFVAGSLLVVPRLGKARGEGRRPDAPGIGPRGETADGGAHYPSLEDIEAVVTRYAGREKEREVGEVVREIREIKSRGETREAVIRQMELPVRLERILTGSIGAIAARNVLRDMLPIALADAKTLVASFREMEKDLATTRETVSHKEEEILARERLLASVVHSIDDGIVAFDAKGRITAVNEGSCRLFRRSESAMIGGDFQLLILDTPYREKQRIVARATYRNGHWRGEVEIVRGDGTHAPGLVSTARITARGGGAAGFVASFKDLTELKAMQNKMIQSEKLASLGQMAAGVAHEIRTPLGSIKMSTRLLGDGTADAAEVIGTIREAVSSMEVIVNELLEYTREIALQLDEYDLVKITRSAIFGLEEEAGRRGVTVGVSAPPGACTALVDGVRVKQVLTNIVKNAVEAAPDRDGKVLVTLSERDGGVLITVEDNGPGMNGEELGKVFQPFYTNKAQGVGLGMPIVKRLVELHGGEVRIDSWTGRGTTVSVDLPRYPFAGTGRSR